A DNA window from Callospermophilus lateralis isolate mCalLat2 chromosome X, mCalLat2.hap1, whole genome shotgun sequence contains the following coding sequences:
- the LOC143639401 gene encoding melanoma antigen preferentially expressed in tumors-like, whose protein sequence is MDKITPATLLELAAQSLVSNEDAAICALEELPRDLFVPLFVAAFMGGRKKILKAMVRIWPFRCLHIGALSVREPHYEIWKAMIDGLQTLPAQNSPIWGPKLRILDLRQDADCRTTCSEIRTTLPFCFQSCVFSQHSILKRQEAQQGGRHIRTITSNSEPRAPREPMELLLDLSLDGSLQTRQFLSFLRRKIEQSFGSLHLCCRDLQIDKMSDYKSILKFLDLVCIDHLGIDQACLSEVTSLLDQMIHLDSLSLSKIPFKSCKGKNFRNFLNNIRRMDNLQELSLSFFCLTNQLHKLLRVLPPQLDALYLSFCGLSSRDFIVLSQSSQASNLRLLNLSNNQISWEVSESFQILLEKLSGTLRHLEINSCLMTDSTLSVVIPALSRCSHLRVLSFASNPISMPTLTNLLQHLTGLMELKHVIYPIPVHCYEQWQFNGSLDQQKLVEVQAELKAMLEAVNRNDMHWATCPE, encoded by the exons ATGGACAAAATTACCCCAGCCACACTGCTAGAGCTTGCTGCACAGAGTCTAGTGAGTAATGAGGATGCAGCCATCTGTGCTCTTGAGGAACTCCCAAGAGACCTTTTTGTTCCATTGTTCGTTGCTGCCTTCATGGGCGGGCGTAAGAAGatactgaaggcaatggtgagaatTTGGCCCTTTCGCTGTCTCCATATCGGGGCACTGAGTGTACGAGAGCCACACTATGAAATCTGGAAAGCCATGATTGATGGTCTTCAGACCCTGCCTGCACAGAACTCTCCTATTTG GGGGCCAAAACTGAGGATCCTAGATTTAAGGCAGGATGCAGACTGCAGGACCACATGCTCTGAAATCAGGACCACATTACCTTTCTGTTTTCAGTCTTGTGTTTTCTCACAGCACTCTATCCTGAAACGACAAGAAGCTCAGCAGGGTGGTAGGCATATCAGAactataacctcaaattctgaGCCTCGGGCACCCAGGGAACCCATGGAATTATTATTGGACCTTTCCCTTGATGGTAGCTTGCAAACAAgacagtttctttctttccttcggcGGAAAATTGAGCAGAGCTTTGGGTCCTTGCACCTATGCTGTAGGGATTTGCAAATTGATAAAATGTCTGACTATAAAAGCATCCTGAAGTTTCTGGATCTGGTATGCATTGATCATCTTGGAATAGACCAGGCTTGTCTGAGTGAAGTCACTAGCCTTTTGGATCAGATGATCCACCTGGACAGCCTTAGTCTGTCTAAAATCCCTTTTAAATCTTGTAAGGGAAAAAACTTCAGAAATTTTCTCAACAATATTAGGCGGATGGACAACCTTCAAGAGCTCAGCTTGTCTTTCTTCTGCCTCACAAATCAACTGCACAAACTGCTCAG aGTCCTGCCACCTCAGTTGGATGCTTTGTATCTGTCTTTCTGTGGACTTTCTAGCAGAGACTTCATTGTTCTGTCCCAGAGCTCTCAGGCCTCCAACCTGAGACTGTTGAATCTCAGTAACAACCAGATATCTTGGGAAGTTTCTGAGTCATTCCAGATACTTCTGGAGAAGCTCTCAGGCACCCTGCGGCATCTAGAGATAAATAGCTGCCTTATGACAGACTCTACACTCTCTGTTGTCATCCCAGCCCTAAGCCGCTGTTCTCACCTTCGTGTCCTTAGCTTTGCCTCCAATCCCATATCAATGCCTACTCTGACGAATCTTCTTCAGCACTTAACAGGCTTGATGGAGTTGAAGCATGTGATTTATCCAATCCCTGTTCATTGCTATGAACAATGGCAGTTTAATGGCAGTTTAGACCAACAGAAGCTTGTTGAAGTACAAGCAGAATTGAAGGCAATGCTGGAGGCAGTAAACCGGAATGACATGCACTGGGCCACTTGTCCTGAGTAA
- the Bex5 gene encoding protein BEX5 has product MENVPQENKVEEQAPVKNEEEARPLEGGEGQQPGGNIGGVWAPPAQDFGEDVPNRIANNIDMIDGDADDMERFMEEMRELRRKIRELQLRYSLRILIGDPPHHDHHDEFCLMP; this is encoded by the coding sequence ATGGAAAATGTCCCCCAGGAAAACAAAGTTGAGGAGCAGGCTCCAGTAAAAAATGAGGAAGAAGCTCGCCCTTTAGAAGGTGGTGAAGGCCAGCAACCTGGAGGAAATATTGGAGGGGTTTGGGCTCCACCTGCTCAGGATTTTGGAGAGGATGTGCCCAATAGGATTGCTAATAACATTGATATGATAGATGGAGATGCAGATGATATGGAAAGGTTCATGGAGGAGATGAGAGAGCTAAGGAGGAAAATTAGGGAGCTTCAGTTGAGGTACAGTCTGCGTATTCTTATAGGGGACCCCCCTCACCATGATCATCATGATGAGTTTTGCCTTATGCCTTGA